The sequence TCTATACCTCTCTCCCACTCTCTCGTGTTGTCTGTATtcagtttttttatttaatgtaACATAACCCTccattttcttgatttttaatcaGGGCCATAAAGTGTTAACTAAATGATGGTTTTGGGAAGTTTTGTGGGTTTCCACGACAGTTTCTGAAACCTCATTTGCTGGGGATGACGgttgtttaataatttattattgttGAAAGGTATaatctttttctattttttttaaattttagtttaaGGGATTATGTGTTAGAATGGGTCCTACTCGAGGGTTGTACATGTCCGAATTTAGATTAATTTTCAAGATTCTTGGGTTTAATTATTTGCTTTTTTGGATTATCTTGAACTAAAAAGCCCATTTGGGGGGTCAATCATCTTTATCCCCTGTGCTCCTTCTCTTGGTGACGTATTGGGAATAGGGGCGGAGGAGTTGGTAAAAATGGAGTGGTGGGGTTAGCACTCGATAAAAGtccaaaatcaaaagaagagaAAGGCAAAAACCTCCCCATTCTTGATTGTCAATTATCTTCCGAGAATTAGAGGGGATTAATCAGGTTGTTTAACAGCAAACAGCACGAGGTTTTGATCGTGTTGATGGTGATTTAGAAGGGGGATTAGCGAGAGAATTTTGCACAAGACAaagattatatttttttcaagaaaaagtTTGGTTCTTTAATGGAACGCAGAGGCCAAGCAAGGGATAATATGCTAGGGATTCAGAGCTCCATGAGCTATAGTATTCCTCCGCCGACGTCGCAAGAATCTCCGGTGAAGCTGCCTCTTGCTCCGCTGGTCGCCACCTCGGCTGACAGGAGAGGGAATGCGGCGGCGGTTCCCACCCGCCGCGGGAGTTCCATTTTCAGCCCTACCCAAATCTTGGATAACCAGAATCATCCTCCGCCGCACCTCCGCCACCAggggtcgacccctcctcagcTGGGGCAGAATGAGCCCAACCCAGATCCAGATCCGGCTCCCACAGCCGCCGCAACCGCTGCTGGATCATCGAATCCGAAGGCTCAGGCGCCAGCTCAACCACGAGTGTCCCCGCCGCCTCCGCCGCCACCACCACCAGCTGCGATAGCGGAGGCCGGAGCTGCTAATTGTAGCAACACCAGTACTTCCTCGATTATATTCAGAGAATGCCTCAAGAATCACGCGGCGGGCATCGGCGGACATATAGTGGACGGATGCGGCGAATTCATGGCCAGCGGAGAAGAGGGCACCCCTGAAGCGATGAGATGCGCCGCCTGTGACTGCCACCGCAATTTCCACCGGAAAGAAGTCGAAGGCGAGCCGCCGCCGCAGCAACCCTATCTCTACTACCCTTACAACCCCAACTCCGGCACCACCACCATCCACCGCCCCAACCCACTACTCCACCACCTCAACAGCACCCCACGCGGCCACCACCAGAATCATCACAAACAGCCCACCATGGTGAACTTCGGGGGCAACCCGGGAGGCGGCGCGGCGGCGGAGTCATCTAGCGAGGATCTGAACATGTTCCATTCCGGCAGCGGCGGACATGCATCGATGCAGCCGTCGATCTCAGGGTCCAAGAAGAGGTCCCGCACGAAATTCAGCCAAGAACAGAAGGATCGAATGCATGAATTCGCGGAGAAGCTGGATTGGAGAATCCAGAAACAAGATGATTCACAAATCCAACAATTTTGCACCGAAGTTGGGGTGAAGAGGCAAGGTTTCAAAGTGTGGATGCACAACAACAAACAAGCCATGAAAAAGAAACAAATCTAAGTTTCCAGACAAGAATTTTTTTTGCAGGATTCCCACTTGACAAATCCGAGGATTAATTCTCGATTAGGTGAGTCACATGATGAGATTTTTTCCTTGTTTATCATCATTTAATGTAGAAAAcaaattattcattaattagTTAAGAAACAGACCTTAAATTTGACCGTAATATTCAGGAAATAATTACTTCTTAATCAACAAATTTAAATCTTTGCAAAGCCAGAAGGTGACTAATTACATAGAATCTTAATTATGTCGGCAGATAGCTAATTATTATCTGGTAAATAAACTCCAGTTAATTAATTGGGTTTTGttcatttttaagtattttattttatatttgataatGAAAATTTTCCATACATGAACATCAACATTGTACTTGAAAATTTCACTCGACCAGATCTAACATTATCATCCCATGTCATATTAATCACAATTTTCTGCATAATTCATATTAGTAAGTACGATTAGAGGTCTTGTCACGGTTTTAAACCAGCAGCAATTAGAGATGATTGCAGTAGACTATCACTATGTTGAACTATATTAATAGTTACATGGTATTAATAATGtgttatatatatctatatatatatatatatataatatgtattGATTAAGATAATAAATTTAGAATTAATAATATGATATAGTTGAGTAACAAAAACTACCTAATTAATTGGATTTTAGTTATCTAattacataaaatcaataaatttgTTCATCCGAGTGCCGAAAGGCAGTGTTTGAgattacttttaaaaaaatatttttcagtcTAAAGGTGGTGTTTGGGAttactttaaaaaaatgttaGTGAGTTTTTTCTCAAAACTAGTTACAAAAATTgacgaaacaaaacaaaatgtaaaaCAAAACCATTATAATACAAGCGCGCAACACGTGCATTGGATTTCTAGCATCTTATATAACATTTGAACGTTATAATTCATTTGGGGTGTCATTGTGacattaaaatctattgtcagtgTTATCAATGCATAAtgcatattatataattttgttGTGTGGATTCATCGATAATTTCCACGCACCTCTCTACATTCTTTCCTATTTTTTCTCCAACATTTCCATATTTTATCTCAATGGTCACATTTTTTTTCCCActcttataataaaaaaatttccttaTATGAACACGTAAAAACCACATGAGATGATTCAACGAAGTCAAAAGGATAAACAGTCTTTAGGCAAGTCTGCACGTGAGAAAATGAGTGGCATAAAACCCTCCAGTATTTATTTTCTGAGTTTTCTTGGTAGCCTTTAATGAGGAGGAGTAAATTCTATACCTTGTCTGTATGTGCTCGTACGTTTGGAGGTCAGTATGGAGATTTATATTGTGACTGAACTTATTTAATGCCTTCAACCATAACTGCAAACTTGTATGGTGAACTTTTATATGCGCATTTAATCTCATTATGGTATCAGGAGTCAAAAGTATCAGAAGAGAGATATTATCttattaattacaaaatttaattaattccagAATTATTGATAGGATACCTGATCTAGAGACTTGGGCTTGGGTAAGATAATTTAATTCTATCTGCCCTTGGAATTATTGATTGGAGATGTCTGGAGTCTCGGTGCGATGGTTCAGTTCAATCTATCTTAAAGACATTGTCGAGACTAGGATTTTAAATTTATCTGGACTATTTATAAAGTAGTGTTTGAGATTGTTTCGTGTAAAcactttttagttttttttttttttttttttttacaaaattttccTTAAGTTTGGTCTATCTTTTTTTATGGGTTGGATTgaactttattttttaaattggaCACTGAGCTATCGACGAATTGAGTTAAACAATGTATacgatattttttttataaaaaaaatagaacttGGTCACTGATGGTTAAGTCGATGCCACCCACAGGGCAGTACTTGGTCACTGATGGTTAAGTCGATGCCACCCACAGGGCACTGCCCTGTGGGTGGCGTGACAAAttttgattggttaaaatcagtgggcCCCACATGGAACCcgctgattttaaccaatcatggaGTTACACGTCGCCCGGAGGGTAGTACCCTGCGAGCGGCATGAACAAAATCGTTACTTAGACCcgctgattttaaccaatcatggaGTTACACGTCGCCCGGAGGGTAGTACCCTGCGGGCGGCATGAGCAAAACCGTCACTGGGCTAGCTATGCGTGGCTCCGCCTTAGCTTGAGGGGATTACATGACTACTATCGAAATCATTGCAACATTAGCCTGATAAATTCGTCTATATGCAACTTTGGTCTTATATGTTGTTAAATTTGAGTTTTTGTCAagtaattttgttatttttgtaattttaatcattttttatgtGACATTGATGTAGCGACTTTCGGAGCCTATATGGCTTTGGCAAAACATTGATTATAGGCTCCGGAAAACATTGATGCTTGTAGTGTCAAATCAACACATtcaaaaatgaataaaattaacaaaaattgaaagataagactaagattaaaattgaaaaaaatagaagactaaaatcataaaaaaaaatatatatatatatatatatatatatatatatatatataagaacaAAA comes from Henckelia pumila isolate YLH828 chromosome 4, ASM3356847v2, whole genome shotgun sequence and encodes:
- the LOC140864813 gene encoding zinc-finger homeodomain protein 6-like; protein product: MERRGQARDNMLGIQSSMSYSIPPPTSQESPVKLPLAPLVATSADRRGNAAAVPTRRGSSIFSPTQILDNQNHPPPHLRHQGSTPPQLGQNEPNPDPDPAPTAAATAAGSSNPKAQAPAQPRVSPPPPPPPPPAAIAEAGAANCSNTSTSSIIFRECLKNHAAGIGGHIVDGCGEFMASGEEGTPEAMRCAACDCHRNFHRKEVEGEPPPQQPYLYYPYNPNSGTTTIHRPNPLLHHLNSTPRGHHQNHHKQPTMVNFGGNPGGGAAAESSSEDLNMFHSGSGGHASMQPSISGSKKRSRTKFSQEQKDRMHEFAEKLDWRIQKQDDSQIQQFCTEVGVKRQGFKVWMHNNKQAMKKKQI